In the genome of Xanthobacteraceae bacterium, one region contains:
- a CDS encoding lipopolysaccharide biosynthesis protein, translating into MRRQSPEMRAEADSAGAELDLSSLGRAVWRRKFLIVFVALATAVATFLVVNMITSRYKSEARVIIENRETAYNRPEGDRNAERDRTLVDAEAVQSQVQLALSRDLARKMIADLKLAERPEFVSGGASVLNSLLSLIGMSRPASSQSLEDRILERYYERLSVYQVDKSRVIAIEFQSEDPVFAARAANAIADGYIRLQQQAKQETIRQANLWLSGEIDRLRARVAEAESKVEEFRSKSNLYVGTNNTPLSAQQLAELNTQLSAARTRKADAETKARIIRGILNSGKPVEISEVLNSELIRRLNEQRVTLRAQLAEQSSTLLDQHPRIKELKAQLGNLEGQLRLEADKIARAFENDAKLASAQAESILIILDQQKKQATALGTNDVQLRALERDAKSQRDLLESYLVRYRDTAARETPEAVPADARVISRALPSARPHFPKKLPIVFIATLGMLLLTIAMIVTSQLLRGDVYRNATLVPAEDTDIPEAEPEMPKPAVQRAAPQVVAPVQPLDAGPLAAHVRMLGKGIVLVTRNANEPSSQLALDVARDLAGNGAKVVYADLDGESGVGAALVPGSGGRGLNDLLAGFAKFGEAIHRDPLSRAHVLGTGRSVPSFASLLTADRLAIVLGALAQTYEHVIVAVPPLATTVGANRLARFTRGVMLIAGESDEIMATAAADAITAKGFANVAMVTINDRMPAAA; encoded by the coding sequence ATGCGTCGCCAAAGCCCGGAAATGCGTGCCGAAGCCGATTCGGCGGGAGCGGAGCTGGACCTGTCGTCGCTGGGGCGCGCGGTGTGGCGGCGCAAGTTCCTGATCGTATTCGTCGCGCTGGCGACGGCTGTCGCGACCTTCCTCGTCGTGAACATGATTACATCGCGCTACAAGTCGGAAGCGCGCGTCATCATCGAGAACCGCGAGACCGCCTACAATCGTCCGGAAGGCGACCGCAATGCCGAACGCGACCGCACGCTGGTCGATGCGGAAGCGGTGCAGAGCCAGGTGCAGCTTGCGCTCTCGCGCGATCTCGCGCGCAAGATGATTGCCGACCTGAAATTGGCCGAGCGGCCCGAATTCGTTTCGGGTGGCGCTTCGGTTCTCAACAGCTTGCTGTCGCTGATCGGAATGTCGCGGCCTGCCAGTTCGCAGAGTCTCGAAGACCGGATTCTGGAGCGCTACTACGAGCGGCTCAGCGTCTATCAGGTCGATAAATCCCGCGTCATTGCCATCGAATTCCAGTCGGAAGACCCGGTGTTCGCGGCGCGCGCCGCCAATGCCATCGCGGACGGCTATATCCGCTTGCAGCAGCAGGCTAAGCAGGAAACGATCCGGCAGGCGAACCTCTGGCTCTCCGGCGAGATCGACCGGCTTCGCGCGCGCGTAGCGGAAGCGGAATCGAAGGTCGAGGAGTTCCGTTCCAAGTCCAATCTCTATGTCGGCACGAACAATACGCCGCTCAGCGCGCAGCAGCTTGCCGAACTGAACACGCAACTCTCCGCCGCGCGCACGCGCAAGGCGGACGCCGAAACCAAGGCGCGGATCATCCGCGGCATCCTGAACAGCGGCAAGCCGGTGGAAATCAGCGAGGTGCTGAACTCCGAACTGATCCGCCGCCTGAACGAACAGCGCGTGACCTTGCGGGCGCAACTGGCCGAGCAATCCTCGACGCTGCTCGACCAGCATCCGCGCATCAAGGAACTGAAAGCGCAACTCGGCAATCTCGAAGGTCAGCTTCGTCTTGAGGCTGACAAGATCGCCCGCGCATTCGAGAACGACGCCAAGCTCGCGTCCGCGCAGGCGGAGTCTATTCTCATCATTCTCGACCAGCAGAAGAAGCAGGCGACTGCGCTTGGCACCAACGACGTGCAGCTTCGCGCGCTGGAGCGCGATGCAAAATCGCAGCGCGATCTGCTGGAGTCCTACCTTGTCCGCTATCGCGACACTGCCGCCCGCGAGACGCCGGAAGCGGTGCCGGCCGATGCGCGCGTGATCTCGCGCGCGCTGCCTTCCGCCCGGCCGCATTTCCCGAAGAAACTGCCGATCGTCTTCATCGCGACGCTCGGCATGTTGCTGCTCACGATCGCGATGATCGTGACCTCGCAACTGTTGCGTGGCGACGTTTATCGCAACGCGACGCTGGTCCCGGCCGAAGATACCGATATTCCCGAAGCCGAGCCTGAAATGCCGAAACCGGCCGTGCAGCGCGCAGCACCGCAGGTGGTTGCTCCTGTCCAACCTCTAGATGCCGGGCCGCTGGCCGCTCACGTGCGCATGCTGGGGAAGGGCATCGTACTCGTAACTCGCAACGCCAACGAGCCATCGTCGCAACTTGCGCTCGATGTGGCGCGCGATCTCGCGGGCAACGGCGCGAAAGTTGTCTATGCCGATCTCGACGGCGAAAGCGGAGTCGGCGCTGCGCTGGTTCCGGGTTCGGGCGGGCGGGGGCTAAACGACCTGCTCGCCGGTTTCGCCAAATTCGGTGAGGCGATCCACCGCGATCCCTTGTCGCGTGCGCATGTGCTCGGCACCGGACGTTCGGTGCCGTCTTTCGCCTCATTGCTGACGGCGGATCGTCTCGCGATCGTGCTGGGCGCGCTGGCGCAGACCTACGAGCACGTCATTGTCGCCGTGCCGCCGCTTGCGACTACGGTAGGCGCGAACCGCCTGGCGCGATTTACGCGCGGCGTTATGCTGATCGCAGGCGAGAGCGACGAGATCATGGCGACCGCGGCCGCCGATGCGATTACGGCCAAGGGTTTTGCCAATGTCGCGATGGTTACGATCAACGACCGGATGCCGGCGGCGGCCTAA
- a CDS encoding polysaccharide export protein, with translation MRFVLRLALLLATALSVSACATAPRIQNDPAFDTPYTLDTGDKLRVVVFGQEGVSNSYAIDASGHISMPLIGAVPARGLTTAQLAGTITGKLKSGYIREPHVAVEVETYRPFFILGEVTAAGQYAYVNNLTIETAVAIAGGFTPRANRANFTVARNISGRTIHATVPFHYAIRPGDTITVHERWF, from the coding sequence ATGCGTTTTGTCCTCCGCCTCGCCCTGCTTCTGGCTACCGCGCTTTCGGTTTCGGCCTGCGCGACGGCGCCGCGGATTCAGAACGACCCGGCGTTCGACACCCCCTACACCCTCGATACCGGTGACAAGCTGCGCGTCGTCGTGTTCGGCCAGGAAGGTGTGTCGAACTCCTATGCCATCGACGCAAGCGGTCATATCTCGATGCCGCTGATCGGCGCGGTACCTGCACGCGGCCTCACCACCGCGCAACTCGCCGGCACGATTACCGGCAAGCTGAAATCCGGCTACATCCGCGAGCCGCACGTAGCTGTGGAAGTGGAAACCTACCGCCCGTTCTTCATCCTCGGCGAAGTCACCGCCGCCGGGCAGTATGCCTACGTGAACAATCTCACCATCGAAACGGCTGTCGCGATCGCGGGCGGATTTACGCCACGCGCCAATCGCGCCAACTTTACGGTCGCGCGCAACATCAGCGGACGCACCATCCACGCCACAGTGCCGTTCCACTACGCCATCCGGCCGGGCGATACGATCACCGTTCACGAGCGCTGGTTCTGA
- a CDS encoding glycosyltransferase produces the protein MTARVPVQPLKILHVFRAPVGGLFRHVADLAREQSARGHEVGLVADSTTGGEQAEKTLAALSETLKLGVTRMPMSRHAGLNDVIAVQQVAGVLRATKADVIHGHGAKGGAYARLAHGNALRVYTPHGGSLHFSRANPFGFAYLTVESWLLRRTDLAMFESEFAQRAYEEKIGKPRGLSRVAYNGVREEEFDPVTPAPDAADILFVGELRTLKGIGTLLDAIALLKSQGNELRAVIVGDGPDRATFEAQSKARSLETLVRFPGAMPARKAFPLGRVLAVPSYAESLPYIVLEAAAAGLPVVATNVGGIPEIFGDERNALIAPRDAKALAKALLDTLAGKAAARTDNLRNRVREKFTVTAMTDAILAAYAEALTRKSA, from the coding sequence CTGACGGCGCGCGTCCCCGTGCAGCCGCTCAAAATCCTCCACGTCTTTCGCGCACCGGTCGGCGGACTGTTTCGCCATGTCGCCGATCTTGCGCGCGAACAGAGCGCACGCGGGCATGAAGTCGGGCTGGTCGCGGATTCCACGACTGGCGGCGAGCAGGCCGAAAAGACGCTTGCTGCGTTGTCGGAGACTCTCAAACTGGGCGTGACGCGCATGCCCATGAGCCGCCACGCCGGATTGAACGATGTCATCGCCGTCCAGCAGGTCGCGGGCGTGTTACGCGCGACGAAAGCCGACGTGATCCATGGTCACGGCGCGAAAGGCGGTGCCTATGCCCGCCTTGCCCACGGCAATGCGCTTCGCGTCTACACGCCGCATGGCGGTAGCCTGCATTTCTCGCGCGCCAATCCATTCGGCTTCGCCTACCTCACGGTGGAATCGTGGCTATTACGCCGTACCGACCTCGCAATGTTCGAGAGTGAGTTTGCGCAGCGCGCCTACGAGGAGAAAATCGGCAAGCCGCGCGGCCTTTCCCGCGTCGCCTATAACGGCGTGCGCGAAGAAGAATTCGATCCAGTTACGCCCGCCCCCGATGCCGCCGACATCCTGTTCGTCGGCGAGTTACGCACCCTCAAAGGTATCGGCACGCTGCTCGATGCAATCGCCCTGCTGAAATCGCAGGGAAATGAATTGCGCGCCGTCATTGTCGGCGACGGTCCCGACCGCGCCACGTTCGAGGCGCAGAGCAAGGCGCGCAGCCTTGAAACACTCGTACGCTTTCCCGGCGCGATGCCCGCACGAAAAGCCTTTCCGCTGGGCCGCGTACTCGCCGTGCCGTCTTATGCGGAGTCGTTGCCCTACATCGTACTGGAGGCCGCCGCGGCGGGCCTTCCTGTCGTCGCCACCAACGTCGGCGGCATTCCGGAAATCTTCGGGGATGAGCGCAATGCGCTGATCGCACCGCGCGATGCCAAAGCCCTTGCCAAGGCTTTGCTGGACACCCTCGCGGGCAAGGCCGCGGCAAGAACAGACAATTTGCGCAATCGCGTTCGGGAAAAATTTACCGTAACCGCCATGACGGACGCCATTCTCGCGGCTTACGCGGAAGCACTAACCCGAAAAAGTGCTTGA